One stretch of Longimicrobiaceae bacterium DNA includes these proteins:
- a CDS encoding arylsulfatase, giving the protein MSFRRSLPFLILLAFAACAPSMRMPAPEQPPNIVLIYADDLGYGDVSANGATRISTPNIDRIAREGLRFTHAHSAAATCTPSRFAMLTGQYAFRQAGTNVLPGDAAAIIPPGRVTLASILKEAGYTTGVVGKWHLGLGPDGGPDWNGEIRPGPLEIGFDYAFLMPATGDRVPTVYVENHRVVGLDPSDPIQVSFKEKVGSEPTGRENPELLTLHPSHGHDFTIVNGISRIGYMSGGKSARWQDTTMARVFASKAVEFIEQHRDERFFLFFSTHDIHVPRVPHRDFAGRSGMGPRGDAILQLDWQVGQVLDALDRLGLRENTLVIFSSDNGPVVDDGYQDQAVELLGDHRPAGPFRGGKYSAFEGGTRVATLVRWPGVVPAGRTSNALISQVDFPATMAALAGVKLPSDAAPDSEDQLAALLGRSDQGREYLIEQATARHLAIVRGRWKYIPPNQGPRVSANTNTELGNDPEPQLYDLEADPGETRNVAAEHPDIVQELSTLLGQVVGEFPPPRASAE; this is encoded by the coding sequence ATGAGCTTCCGTCGCAGCCTCCCGTTCCTGATCCTCCTTGCGTTCGCCGCCTGCGCGCCGTCCATGCGAATGCCAGCGCCAGAGCAGCCGCCGAACATCGTGCTCATCTACGCCGACGATCTCGGTTACGGAGACGTGAGCGCCAACGGCGCCACCCGCATCTCCACCCCCAATATCGATCGGATTGCGCGCGAGGGACTGCGTTTCACCCATGCCCACTCCGCCGCGGCCACCTGCACCCCGTCGCGTTTTGCGATGCTCACCGGGCAGTACGCTTTCCGGCAGGCCGGCACCAACGTCTTGCCGGGCGACGCCGCGGCGATCATCCCTCCCGGCCGGGTGACCCTCGCCTCGATCCTGAAAGAGGCCGGCTACACCACGGGCGTGGTGGGGAAGTGGCACCTGGGCCTCGGTCCGGATGGGGGGCCTGACTGGAACGGTGAGATCCGCCCGGGCCCGCTGGAAATCGGCTTCGACTACGCCTTCCTGATGCCGGCCACGGGCGATCGGGTCCCCACCGTCTACGTCGAGAACCACCGCGTGGTGGGCCTCGACCCGTCAGATCCGATCCAGGTCAGCTTCAAGGAAAAGGTGGGAAGCGAGCCGACGGGTCGCGAGAATCCCGAGCTGTTGACGCTGCACCCGAGCCACGGCCACGACTTCACGATCGTCAACGGCATCAGCCGCATCGGCTACATGTCCGGGGGTAAATCGGCCCGCTGGCAAGACACGACAATGGCCCGCGTGTTCGCGTCGAAGGCTGTCGAGTTCATCGAGCAGCACCGGGATGAGCGCTTCTTCCTCTTTTTCTCGACCCACGACATCCACGTGCCGCGCGTGCCCCATCGCGACTTCGCAGGTCGTAGCGGCATGGGCCCCCGCGGCGACGCGATCCTGCAGCTCGATTGGCAGGTGGGGCAGGTGCTCGACGCCCTCGACCGACTCGGCCTGCGGGAGAACACGCTGGTGATCTTTTCGAGCGACAACGGCCCGGTCGTGGATGATGGGTACCAGGATCAGGCGGTAGAGCTGCTGGGCGACCACCGCCCTGCGGGACCGTTCCGGGGAGGGAAGTACAGCGCCTTCGAGGGGGGAACCCGCGTGGCGACCCTGGTTCGGTGGCCCGGAGTGGTGCCTGCGGGTCGGACGTCGAACGCGCTGATCTCGCAGGTCGACTTCCCGGCCACCATGGCCGCGCTGGCAGGGGTGAAGCTGCCCTCCGACGCGGCACCCGATAGCGAGGATCAGCTCGCCGCCCTGCTCGGCCGGTCGGACCAGGGGCGCGAGTACCTGATCGAGCAGGCAACCGCCCGACACCTTGCAATTGTGCGCGGCCGCTGGAAGTACATTCCTCCCAACCAGGGACCTCGCGTCAGCGCCAACACCAACACCGAGCTGGGCAACGATCCCGAGCCGCAGCTCTACGACCTGGAAGCGGATCCCGGCGAGACGCGAAACGTCGCCGCCGAGCACCCGGATATCGTGCAGGAGCTGTCGACGCTCCTCGGGCAGGTAGTAGGCGAGTTCCCGCCGCCCCGAGCGAGTGCGGAGTAG
- a CDS encoding SGNH/GDSL hydrolase family protein, which yields MTAPPSPPAAGRAARPSLVLALQRALQRGERTGAVELPDVGRLLMVAAQLALVLLAIRTFRLEESFGFVRILPLLFVGFVINAVLPIALRRSFFVLLSLAAILTVFGAEYGTGLILLGLGLIALCHLPIPFAARVALLVAAGALLAGMRTGWIPTPFGRMPLLPVMVLPILGSMFMFRLVVYLYDLRHETQPAPLAARLGYFFLLPNVCFPLCPVVDYRTYLRTYYDRPAVEIYEKGLRWIFRGMLHLLLYRVVYLFFVPTQAEVQTLGGVVQAMLTTYLLYLRISGQFHLIVGILCLFGFNLPETHHLYFLASSFNDYWRRINIYWKDFMMKIFYYPSLMRARKLGLNAAMVIATAAVFLGTWLLHSYQWFWLRGSFPLRLTDALFWGILGTLVVANSLYEARRGRRRSLGEPRWALRPALLLSLRTLAMFVTITVLWSLWSSASVEEWIAMVAVAGRARASEVAVLIVALAVLVALGVLLQYVVSRKWLPSPPPDERPPLWSAVLVGATAVVLILIGTPGIRPVLADPVEDAVLAVRENRMNRRDTELMERGYYEGLLDAGSFANAIETVQALAQRPDNWGGSGRGSRATRERDDLLEYEMVPGYEETVKLAPFRTNRWGMRDRDYEQAKPTGVFRIALLGSSYEVGAGVPQDSVYENVVEDRLNSEGAASGERYEILNFSVAGYGLLHTYLSARSRVFDFDPDLLVVAGHSQEIGARLRTHLRIAIEKGLPITDPELREILARSGALEAGSAASIERSLQPVLVDVARWSFQGMAELCREHGIPCVWLFVPTTDEVNGSPPAPVAWLERLASEAGFISHTLEGAYGDYAETEVYLGPWDGHPNELGHRLLADRFYQILRSDPRLLRPAGAEATGVHSAQ from the coding sequence ATGACCGCTCCTCCGTCCCCGCCCGCCGCCGGGAGGGCCGCCCGGCCTTCCCTTGTTCTGGCTCTCCAGCGCGCCCTCCAGCGAGGCGAACGGACGGGCGCTGTCGAGCTACCCGATGTAGGTCGCCTTCTGATGGTGGCGGCTCAGCTCGCGCTCGTTCTGCTGGCGATCCGGACTTTCCGCCTGGAGGAGAGCTTCGGCTTCGTCCGCATCCTGCCCCTCCTGTTCGTCGGCTTCGTCATCAACGCGGTGCTGCCCATCGCACTGCGTCGCTCTTTCTTCGTGCTGCTTTCCCTGGCGGCCATCCTCACTGTTTTCGGTGCGGAGTACGGGACGGGCCTCATCCTCCTCGGGCTCGGCCTGATCGCGCTGTGTCATCTGCCGATTCCCTTTGCCGCACGGGTTGCCCTGCTGGTCGCGGCCGGGGCGCTGCTCGCGGGGATGCGAACCGGGTGGATCCCCACGCCGTTCGGGCGCATGCCGTTGCTGCCCGTCATGGTGCTGCCCATCCTCGGCTCCATGTTCATGTTCCGCCTGGTCGTCTACCTCTACGACCTGCGGCACGAGACCCAGCCGGCTCCCCTGGCCGCCCGGCTCGGCTACTTCTTCCTGCTGCCGAACGTCTGCTTTCCGCTCTGCCCGGTCGTCGACTACCGCACCTATCTGCGCACCTACTACGACCGCCCGGCCGTGGAGATCTACGAGAAGGGCCTGCGGTGGATCTTTCGCGGGATGCTGCACCTGCTGCTGTACCGGGTCGTCTACCTCTTTTTCGTGCCGACGCAGGCCGAGGTGCAGACGCTCGGTGGTGTGGTGCAGGCGATGCTGACCACCTATCTGCTCTATCTGCGCATCTCCGGGCAGTTTCACCTGATTGTCGGGATCCTCTGTCTCTTCGGCTTCAACCTGCCGGAGACCCACCACCTCTACTTCCTCGCGTCAAGCTTCAACGACTACTGGCGGCGGATCAACATCTACTGGAAGGACTTCATGATGAAGATCTTCTACTATCCGTCGTTGATGCGCGCGCGGAAGCTGGGCCTCAATGCGGCAATGGTGATCGCCACGGCGGCGGTGTTTCTGGGAACGTGGCTACTCCACTCGTACCAGTGGTTCTGGCTACGGGGAAGCTTCCCGCTCCGCCTCACCGACGCCCTCTTCTGGGGGATCCTCGGGACGCTGGTGGTGGCGAACTCGCTGTACGAGGCCAGGCGTGGCCGCAGGCGAAGCCTGGGCGAGCCACGCTGGGCGCTGCGTCCGGCGCTCCTCCTCTCGCTCCGGACGTTGGCGATGTTCGTTACGATCACCGTTCTCTGGTCGCTGTGGAGCAGCGCCTCCGTCGAAGAGTGGATCGCCATGGTCGCCGTCGCGGGTCGCGCTCGAGCTTCGGAGGTAGCGGTTCTCATCGTTGCGCTGGCCGTCCTCGTCGCTCTCGGGGTGCTGCTGCAGTACGTCGTCAGTCGGAAGTGGCTGCCATCGCCTCCGCCGGATGAGAGGCCGCCGCTCTGGTCGGCCGTGCTCGTCGGGGCGACGGCGGTGGTTCTCATCCTGATCGGTACGCCCGGCATCCGGCCGGTGCTCGCGGACCCGGTGGAGGACGCGGTTCTCGCCGTGCGCGAGAACCGGATGAACCGCCGCGACACGGAGCTGATGGAGCGCGGCTACTACGAGGGGCTGCTCGATGCAGGGAGCTTCGCCAACGCAATCGAGACCGTGCAGGCGTTGGCGCAACGGCCGGACAACTGGGGTGGGTCGGGTCGCGGGAGCCGCGCGACTCGGGAGCGAGACGATCTGCTCGAGTACGAGATGGTCCCCGGCTACGAGGAAACGGTGAAGCTGGCGCCCTTCCGCACCAACCGGTGGGGAATGCGGGATCGCGACTACGAGCAGGCCAAGCCGACGGGGGTGTTCAGGATCGCGCTGCTGGGATCTTCCTACGAAGTGGGTGCAGGTGTGCCGCAGGACTCGGTCTACGAGAACGTCGTCGAGGATCGGCTCAACAGCGAAGGCGCGGCGAGCGGAGAGCGCTACGAGATCCTCAACTTCTCCGTGGCCGGGTACGGCCTGCTGCACACCTATCTATCGGCCCGGAGCCGCGTTTTCGACTTCGATCCTGACCTCCTCGTCGTCGCGGGCCATAGCCAGGAAATCGGAGCGCGCCTGCGTACGCACCTGCGGATCGCCATCGAGAAGGGGCTCCCGATCACCGACCCCGAGCTGCGAGAGATTCTCGCCCGGTCCGGCGCTCTCGAGGCAGGCAGCGCCGCCTCCATCGAGCGCAGTCTGCAGCCGGTGCTGGTCGATGTGGCGCGGTGGAGCTTCCAGGGGATGGCAGAGCTCTGCCGGGAGCACGGGATCCCGTGCGTGTGGCTCTTCGTCCCCACCACCGATGAGGTCAACGGCTCTCCGCCCGCACCGGTCGCGTGGCTCGAGCGGCTTGCCTCCGAGGCAGGCTTCATCTCCCACACGCTAGAAGGGGCGTACGGGGATTATGCAGAGACCGAGGTGTATCTGGGCCCTTGGGACGGGCACCCGAACGAGCTCGGCCACCGCCTGCTCGCGGATCGCTTCTACCAGATCCTGCGCTCCGATCCGCGGCTGTTGCGGCCGGCTGGAGCAGAAGCCACCGGAGTGCATTCCGCGCAATAG
- a CDS encoding DUF47 family protein: MGIFPRDEKFFDLFNTLASRLVDSAAILDQLFKEPDRIPQHVAAIKELEHQADELTRSVMDRIDRSFVTPIDREDIHLLASSLDEVIDLIDGTARRAQMFRIVDIHQPARELTSIIVRAAAAIQIGVRGVKNSKEVATQARQIKVLEEEGDAVYHEAVGLLFEGTPEPLNVIKWKEIYDKLEDTLDQCEDVANVLESISIKNS; encoded by the coding sequence ATGGGCATCTTTCCGCGCGACGAGAAGTTTTTCGATCTGTTCAATACTCTGGCGAGTCGGCTGGTCGACTCGGCCGCGATCCTCGATCAGCTGTTCAAGGAGCCGGACCGAATCCCCCAGCACGTCGCCGCCATCAAGGAGCTCGAGCATCAGGCGGACGAGCTGACGCGGAGCGTTATGGACCGGATCGATCGGAGCTTCGTCACCCCGATCGACCGTGAGGACATCCACCTGCTGGCCTCGTCGCTCGACGAGGTGATCGACCTGATCGACGGCACCGCGCGGCGCGCGCAGATGTTCCGCATCGTCGACATCCACCAGCCGGCACGCGAGCTCACGTCGATCATCGTGCGCGCCGCGGCCGCCATCCAGATCGGGGTGAGAGGGGTGAAGAACTCGAAGGAGGTGGCCACGCAGGCCCGGCAGATCAAGGTGCTGGAGGAGGAGGGAGACGCCGTCTATCACGAGGCGGTGGGTCTCCTCTTCGAGGGCACGCCGGAGCCGCTGAACGTGATCAAGTGGAAGGAGATCTACGATAAGTTGGAAGACACGCTCGACCAGTGTGAAGACGTCGCGAACGTGCTGGAGAGTATCTCCATCAAGAACAGCTGA